In the Triticum aestivum cultivar Chinese Spring chromosome 2B, IWGSC CS RefSeq v2.1, whole genome shotgun sequence genome, CTTTCCATCGCCGGCCTCTGTGCCCACGTGTGAGAGCAATGGTAGTTCTCAGGGGAAGAGTTGCATGGGCATGCCCGGtgctggtggtgctgctgctgctgcaactCGCCGGGGCGTCGCATGTCGTCTACGAGACCCACCTCCTggagacggaggcggcggcggccgacgtGCCGCCTTCAATTCTTGATGCCGAGCTGAGTACGGGGTACCACTTCCGGCCGATAAAGAACTGGATCAACGGTACATGCCCACTAACCCATCTCTCTTGTTCAAGCTAGAGTGAAGCTTAGAGCTATAGCTAGGCGGACATCCTTCTTTTGCATGGCTAAACAAACCAACCGTGTGTGTAGTAGCACGTCCTTGCTCTTCAGACAACTGAACTTCAAAACCATGCATGGCCGGCGGAGGGTGGGTGGTCGGTTTCTTGGGCCATACAGGACACTTCTTAATCGTGTCCATTTCTGTTTTGTTACTAAATTTAGCTAGGTCATACGGTGCTCAGTTTGTGTATTAGTACTACTGCTTTACAAGAAGCAAGAACACGCATGCTTTAGGACTAGCTTTCAGTGAAGTGACTACGGTCACGGGGGGGCTCCTCCGGTGTCCAGTGAGCTAGAGTTGCTTTAGCTAGCTTGCACTTGTGTGGCCTGAGTAGTATCCTACTCCTAATACTGTGGATTAGTTTAATAACGATGCATTTTTTTTTGCAAAGGTTTATAACTGGTTCTAACTTGAGGTTTTTCTTATCACCATGTTGGTGGTTGCCGAATGCCACGCCAGATCCCAACGGTACGTCGTCCTTCTCCCGCCCTTGTTTTAATATCCTGTCACGCGTCTCTGTCGCGTCTTCAATTTGATGCTATCTGCTACAAGAATCCGTGTTCTGCAACTTGCAACCCCGTTGAACAGCAACGCCTTTTCGTCCTGATCACTAAACAACACATATACAGGCATGCACGCATGCTGCATGGCTCGTGAACTTGCAACCCCATACAGAAACCATTTAACGAATGAAAATAATTGGCTCGTCATTAACCTTCACTGAGATCATCTCTTCATGGGAATGTGAACTGGACATGTGACTTGGTGAAATTTGGTGCGTGCAGCGCCCATGTACTACAAGGGGTGGTACCATTTCTTCTACCAGTACAACCCCAAGGGGGCCGTGTGGGGCAACATCGTGTGGGCGCACTCGGTCTCGCGCGACCTCATCAACTGGGTGGCGCTGGAGACGGCCATCCAGCCCAGCATCAAGTCCGACAAGTACGGCTGCTGGTCGGGCTCGGCCACTATCCTGCGCGACGGCACGCCGGCGATCATGTACACGGGCATCGACCGCGCCGACATCAACTACGAGGTGCAGAACATCGCCTTCCCCAAGAACAAGTCGGACCCGCTGCTCCGCGAGTGGGTCAAGCCCAAGAGCAACCCGATCATCGTGCCGGAGGGCGGCATCAACGCCACCCAGTTCCGGGACCCGACCACCGCGTGGTACGCCGACGGCCACTGGCGGCTGCTCATCGGCGCCCTCTCGGGCGCGTCCCGCGGCGTGGCGTACGTGTACCGGAGCCGCGACTTCATGCGGTGGACGCGGGTGAGGAAGCCGCTGCACTCGGCGCCCACGGGGATGTGGGAGTGCCCGGACCTGTACCCGGTCACGGTGGACGGCCGGCAGAACGGGCTCGACACCTCGGTCACGTCCAGCCCCAAGGTGAAGCACGTGCTGAAGAACAGCCTCGACCTGCGCCGCTACGACTACTACACCGTCGGCACCTACAACCGGAAGACCGAGCGGTACGTGCCGGACAACCCCACCGGCGATGAGCACCACCTGCGGTACGACTACGGCAACTTCTACGCCTCCAAGACGTTCTACGACCCGGTCAAGCGCCGCCGTATCCTGTGGGGCTGGGCCAACGAGTCCGACACCGCCGTCGACGACGTCGCCAAGGGATGGGCCGGAATCCAGGTAGCT is a window encoding:
- the LOC123045409 gene encoding beta-fructofuranosidase, insoluble isoenzyme 2, whose amino-acid sequence is MVVLRGRVAWACPVLVVLLLLQLAGASHVVYETHLLETEAAAADVPPSILDAELSTGYHFRPIKNWINDPNAPMYYKGWYHFFYQYNPKGAVWGNIVWAHSVSRDLINWVALETAIQPSIKSDKYGCWSGSATILRDGTPAIMYTGIDRADINYEVQNIAFPKNKSDPLLREWVKPKSNPIIVPEGGINATQFRDPTTAWYADGHWRLLIGALSGASRGVAYVYRSRDFMRWTRVRKPLHSAPTGMWECPDLYPVTVDGRQNGLDTSVTSSPKVKHVLKNSLDLRRYDYYTVGTYNRKTERYVPDNPTGDEHHLRYDYGNFYASKTFYDPVKRRRILWGWANESDTAVDDVAKGWAGIQAIPRKVWLDPSGRQLMQWPVEELEALRGKKPVSLRDGVVKRGEHVEVTGLRSSQADVEVSFEVPSLEGAEALDPALANDAQKLCSVKGADVEGGVGPFGLWVLASAKLEEKTAVFFRVFKAARNINSTKPVVLMCSDPTTSSLNPNLYKPTFAGFVDTDIAKGKISLRSLIDRSVVESFGAGGRTCILSRVYPTLALGKNAHLHVFNNGKVDIKVSQLTAWEMKKPALMNGA